The Lewinellaceae bacterium DNA window GCGGATACGACGATGGCATTATTCACGGTGATCGATACGACGCCGCCGATGATCTTCATTCGAGATACGACAATATTGTGCGACCAGGACACCTCAGTAGGCAATCTGGGTGGTCCGACGGTTGTCGAAGATTGCGGGACGTATACCCTGATGCATACGGATGTGGTACAAGAAGGCAGCTGCCCGCAGGAAGAGACGATCCTGCGTACGTGGGTAGCGGTGGATGAATGCAATAACTCGAATACGGTGTTACAGACGATCGATGTAGTGGATACGATCCCACCGCAGGTGACGTGTCCGCCGACGTCTTATGCCTCGTGTACAGCAGATGAGATACCGATCATCACGTCGTGGTCACAGTTTATGGACAGCCTGGGTACTGCTACGGATAATTGCAATCTGGATACGACGACATTCAGGTATGTAACGTTCCGTACGGTAGTTCAGCCGACGCGGCGGTTGGTGTACCGGGAATATGAGATCGGAGATGGATGTGGTAATTTTGGTAGCTGTGAACATCTGATCATTGTACAGGATGTGACGCCACCGGATGCGCGGTGCGTGGATACTTTCCGGATCATGGCGAATGATAACGGGATCGCAACGATCCTGGTCGACTCGATCGATAACGGAAGTACAGATAATTGTGGTATAGACAGCATGTGGCTTGACCGTGCGAACTTCAACTGTGACTTTTTCTACAATGTGACGCTGGTCAGACGGGTGACGCTGTATGTACGGGATTATGCAGGTAACGTATCGACGTGTGAGACGGTACTGCTGGTAACATGTCCTTGTCCACCGAGCCCGTTGCCACCGACATGTAACGATGAGATCACAGTAAGTTTGGGATCGAACTGCAGTTTCGAGGTTGATGCGTCGGTGATCATGCAGAACTATATAGAAGGCTGCGATGATCCGTATAAGATTACGTTGACGACGAGTTCGAATGTGAAGATCGGTAGCCTGATCACGGAGAACGAGATGGGTCAGGATCTGACGTACAACATCATCGATACGACGAATGGGAACCGCTGCTGGGGCGTGATCCATGTAGAAGACAAGCGGCCTCCGCAGATCATCTGCGAAGATCATACGGTGAGTTGTATCGAGCCGATCCCGGAATTGCCGCAGGTAGAGGAGAATTGCAGTTTTGTACCGAAGCTGGATTTATTGGAAGAAGTGTGGACGGACTACAATTGCAGTGAGAATACGGAATTGTCGGGCGTAATGCACCGGAAGGTACGAGCTACGGATGCGTGGGGTAATTACCGGGAATGTGAGCAGGACATCTACGTAAGGCGAGAGAGTCTTGATGATCTTCATTGCCCGGCGGACACGATCCTGGAGTGCTGCACGAAAGATATAGAAGGGAAATACAAATTATGGGATACGACCTTGGTGACGATCGATGCAGCAGGGATCCCACATCCGAAGCCGTTGGTAAAAGAAGGCCGGGTAGCGGGTCTGGTAGATGTGCCGTATCTGGTGGTAGACGGAGATACGACGTATGTATGGGACATCCATCACGGCTGCAACATCATTGTGGATTATCAGGATGATGTGATCGGGTTGTGTGAGCCGACGTACATGATCAGAAGGAACTGGATCATCAAAGACTGGTGCCGTGGTACGGAGATCCATTGTACGCAGTTGATCAAGGTGGTAGATAATACGCCACCGGTAGTAAAACAGCCTGCACCGGTTACGGTAGCGGTCACGGCACATGACTGTAAGGCAGCGGTGGTGATAGCAAGGCCCGAGATCACGGAAGAATGTGCGTATAAGTTTTATAAGAACAATGCGGAGAAGGCGGAATCTTTGATACAGGTGACGTATTCGGTGACGTATACGGCGGAGAAAGGGAAGACGGTGACGCTGGAAGGCGAGTTGGGCGTAGGCAAAGAGGAGCACCTGTATTTACCGGCAGGGGATTATAACATCCATTATTATGTGACGGATGGCTGCTGGAATCAGCGAGAGATCATCCAGGCGGTATGGGTACTTGATGATGTAGCGCCGATACCGGTATGCGATGAGATCACGCAGGTGACGCTGGATCCAGACAGTTGCTGGGCACGGATCTATGCGAAGGACCTGGACGATGGTAGCTACGATGGCTGTTGTGAGACGCTGCACTTTGCGGTAGCGACGATGAATGAGATCAGCTACTGGCGGACGTACTGGCGGGAGCAGTTGAATGCGTGCAACCCAGAGCTGTATCACTACGATACGTTGGCGCGCAATGAGCTGATCGAGCACTGGATCGACTGCTATATATTTAATGATTATGCCGATATCACGGCGTGTAAAGAAGAACAAGTGGTATTGCGGGTTTATGAAGCGTGCGGGATGCCGCAATACGATCCGCATGTGTTTAAAGGGACAGAGCATGACTGGTACTGCTGGAATCTGTACAATGACTTTGCGTGCTATTACCGGTTAAATTACGATTCGGTGAGTCACTATCAGCGTCTGCGGCCGGATCTGTGTGATTCGGATTATACGACGGCGTGCATAGGCGTAGCGTCATTAAGTCCGGGGGTACCGCACCGGAATCCGTTGTGTTGCAGTTATCCGACGGAGGCCTTGCTAGAGAGATGGGCAGAGGTACAGCAGAAATATCCTGAGGTGGTAGAATTGAGTGCGAGCCGTTGGTGGTTCCCACACTTGTCGAGTGATTGCATGATCCAGGTGCGGAAAGATGATAAGGAAGCACCGGTTGTAGAAGCGCCGGAGGACATCACGGTCTATTGCGACGGGGTTCCGTACTGGGTAGAGGTACCGTTTAAGTTGGGAGAAGCGGGCAACTACGTGTTGCATGCACCGGGTTATGCGTGGAATGTATGTTCACCGTGGGGAGATTACCTGACGACGGGCAGTTGTCCGGAGAGTGGATGGTACGATGATGAGGTCGGTGGCCGTTGTTGTCTGGAGCTGCCGTGGGACGGAGGCAAGTATGGTTATTATCAGGGGCCGAAGTTTGATTACTATGGAGCGGACTCCTGTGGATACAATTTGTGGCAGCCGGAGCGTGCATTAAAGGATGCACATGCGAGCTGGATGCCGACGTACTGTATGCTGTGGCTGTGGCTGGATAAATATGACCAGCCGGGTGGCGGCAAGGTAAAAGTGGAAGGAGGAGAACCGGTGATAACGGATAATTGCACACCGCTGGAAGAATTGTACATTGACTACAAAGAAGAAGGTGGGCTGAATGAATGTGGTGTGGGAACGCTGACGAGAAGCTGGACGGTAGAGGATGGGTGTGGCAACTCAAGCACGGCGCATCAATCGATCCATGTATTGCCGCGGAGTGATTTTGAAGTGATCTTCCCGGCGGATGTGACGGTGACGTGCGAAGAGCCAGGGTCTCTGGAAGCGGAGCTTAACGGAGCAGGAGCGCCGCTGATCACGGATGACGACTGTGAACTGATCGGTATCCATTATGAAGATGAGATCTATGAAGTATCGGGAGCGGGGTGTTACCAGATCCAGCGTACGTGGAAGGTGATCGACTGGTGTGTATTCAATGCGGACCAGAACCTGCATCATCCAGCGTATCCGGATGTGATCGTAGATGACCGGGTATATGCGGGTAGTGACCGGAAGTGTGTGTACCGCTACCTGAAAGACAATGGGGATGGGTACATGCTGTATACGCAGTTGATCGATGTGATCGATGAGGTGTCACCGGCGATAAGCTGTATAAGCGACACGGTACTGTGTACATACAATGCGACATGTGGTGCGGACTCGGTGGTGTTGTTGCTGGGAACAGCGGTGGATAACTGTACGGACAGTGCCTCGATCAGCTACCGGTATAGTGTGCGGGAGGTTGACGAGCCGGTAGCGCTGATCTACGGTAGTGGCCGGGTACTGCACGAAATGCTGGCCTATGGGACGTACGAAGTGTCCTTGATAGCAGAAGACCTGTGTGGCAATGCAGATACGTGTTATACACAGCTAACGATCCGGGATTGTAAAGCGCCGACGCCCTATTGTTACGATGGGATCGTGACGGTAATCATGGAAATCGGCGGTTCGATCACGGTGTGGGCTTCGGATCTGGATGCAGGCAGTTATGACAACTGCACAGCAGCGGAGGATCTGGTGTTCAGCTTTACGGAGGACGGAGAAACACCGAGCAGGACGTACATCTGTGAAGACATCCCGAACGGTAAGGAGAATGTGTTTAAAGTGGATATGTGGGTGATTGATGCGGACGGCAACCGGGATCATTGTACGGTAGATCTGCGCATCCAGGACAATACGGGCGATGCGTGCAGTGACATAAGCAGTCCATTGCAGACGGTAGAGGGCACGATCCAGACCGAACAGGGTACAGGGGTAGAATACGTAGAGGTTAAAGTACCGCAGATGACGTCGGTGATGACGGATGTATCGGGTAAATATACGGTAGAGGGCATGGATGAAAATGGTCAATATGAGTTGAATCCATTCCGCAACGACCGGGTATTAAACGGGGTATCGACGCTGGACTTGTTGAAGATCCAGAAGCACCTGTTGGGAATCGAGATGCTGGAGACGCCCTATCAGCTGATCGCAGCGGACATCAACAATTCGAAGTCGTTGACGGCGATCGATCTGTTGGATCTGCGCAAGGTGATCCTGGGTATCCTGGATAGCTTCCCGAATAACCATAGCTGGCGGTTTGTGGATAAGCACTATGCGTTCCCTGAACCTGGAGAGCCGTGGACATTCCCGGAACAAGTGAAAGTAGAACCATCGACATATACCGGGAATCCGGACTTCATCGGGATCAAGGTAGGGGATGTGAACGGGTCGTCGCAGCCGAACGGGTTGGCAGGCGCGGAGATCCGTGAAGACCAGACGTACTGGCTGCGGGTGGAAGACCGGAAGGTCATGAAGGGAGAGAGCGTGGTGGTACCGGTGTATGCGGAAGGGAATAGACCGATGGAGGGCTGGCAGTGGACACTGGAAGCGCTGCATGCCCGGGTTGAAGAAGTGTACAGTGATGTGATCGGGTTGAAGCCAGAGAACATCGGCTACAAGTGGTCGAAGGAAGGGGTGGTGACGATGAGCTGGAATGCAGTACAGCCGGTGACGGTAGGGGAGGAGAGCCCATTGTTCTATGTGCGGATAGAGGCAGGAGAAGAAGGCTGGCTGAGCGATGTCTTGCGGATCCATTCGCGTTATACGCCGGCGGAAGCCTATGGAGTGAACGATGAGGTGCTGGGTGTAGGGCTGAAATACCGCCGGGGAGGCGATGTGTTGACACAGGCGATGCCGAAGTTGTATCAGAACACACCGAATCCGTTCAATGAGCAGACGAAGATCGGCTTTGAATTGCCAGAAACATCGGATATCGTGCTTACGATTATGGACATCTCGGGAAGGATGGTGAAACAGATCCGGGGCAATTATGGCCGGGGCTATCACGAGATCGAAGTAAAAGCGGAGGAACTGGAACGTTCAGGGGTCTTGCATTATCAGTTGCAGACCAAGGATTATGTCCAGGTCCGCAAGATGATCTTGATCAAATAAGTCTGTTTAGGAGTAAAAAAATAAAAGTGCCCGGAAATAAATTATTTCCGGGCACTTTTATTTCAAACATTGTTGTAATGTGTAATGATCTTATAGTTAGGAATATGAATAATTTTAATATTAATATCGATTAAAATGATATTTGTAAAGTTTTGATTTATAATTAGTATGTTGTTTATTTTATATGTTTAATATACATGTGATTTCGGAAGTTTTAATGCTATAATTGCTTTGGATAGTCAATTCGATCTTTTATTTTTCGGCTCTCTTTGCTAGTCTTATTTAAGAATCCTACACCGGTTTTATAACTGGTATGGGTTTAACTTTCCTATGAACACTCTGTGGATTGGTATTTCCTGTGCCAGTTGGATGGAAAAGATTTATTCTGGTTTGGGTAAAGCCAATCTGTATTAGGAGACTTCACCTATGCATTCTTGGCACTTTTTCCAATATTGTTAATGATTGAACAAGAAGTTTGACACTTTTTGCATTCATTGATATGGAATTAAGTAGCTGATATAGCTTAATTGTTAGTTGATTAGATTTTCCCACCCGGAATGAATGGTTTCCATGGATTAAGATGCAATGGACCATTCATGAGGAAAACGATATTTTATATCACCATTTCCCTTTGTTTGAGTGCTGTATTGTTTGCAGGCATTCAGCAATGGTCTGTGCATAACGATCAGGCGAAAATCACCTTATCCCCAAATCCAGTACCCACTACTCAAGAATCCACCTACTTTAATCCGACACCACCCAATATATCTTTAGGTGGAATTATGTTTACAGGATATAAATCAGACGGTACGGACGCATTTTCCATTGTATTGTTGCAGCCCATAACAGCTGGTACTATTTTACATTTCACGGATCGAGGATGGGATATAGCTGATGGTGGATTTGACACTTCAGAAGGAACGCTAACCTTTACCTTTGGACGCGATTTTTCATGTGGTGAAGAAATATTATTCGAAGACGGTGGATGGCATGCGACAGATGTGAATGGGTCATCTGCAGGTACGGTATCCGAATCGGGCAATTTTTCGTTATCCACCTCAGGTGATCAGATTTTTGCATATGAAACACCAACACCCACAACCAGTAACGAGTCTGCATTTGTAGCAGCCATTCATATGAATGGAAACTGGGACTCGGATGTTTCCGGTGGAAATGCAGACACTGAATCTGAACGGCCGAGTACATTTAACGGATCTGGAGCTGCGTATGCCATCGTATTCGGAAGCGAGTATGATAATGCCAAATACGATTGCAGTACAACTTCCGGATCTACGACTGCAATATTGAGTGGTCTTGGAAATAATTCAAATTGGCAAAAAGGGAATAATTCAAGTGACATTGATGACCTTGATAATTTTTGCCAATTCTGTTGTGGAGCACCGATAGCAATAACCTTGTCTGGGCCATCGACAGTTGATGCAGACTCCACGTTTGTGATACATGTGATTGGATCGTTGGGTGTTGGTGAAAATTGGAACCTCTATTTAGGCATATGTGGCGGTACGCCTTTACAAACCACAATGACAGATAGTTTTGTTATAACTGCTCCGAGTACTGCGGGAGAATATACCTACTATGTAAATTCATCTGCTTCTGATTGCCCAAATGCATGTGAAGCCATTACAATATGTGTGGATAATCAATACTCCACGTGTACAAATTGTTCTTCATCATTGGATATTGAAGATTGTGGTGATTGTCATCTTCCATCACCTGCCCCCAATCCACCTTTAATGGCTAATTGCGATGATATCCGAATTGTGCTCCTTTTGGATGAATCCGGCTCTTTGAATAGCTCTCGAATGGATGTTGAAGATGGGGTGAATAATTTCGTAACTGCTTTAAACGGAAGTGGCGCTGAATTGGCTTTGATTGAATTCAGTACGTATGCAAGATTGGTGACGAATTATACCCCTATGAATAGCGCATTGGTTACCAATGTGCAAAATTACTTTAATGGTATTCCATACAATGGTTATACTTACAACCCAAATGGAGGAACCAATTGGCATCATGCAATTGCATTGGCCGCATCCTTAGCTCAAGCTGATTTAATCATATTTTTTACAGATGGGGAGCCGAATTATTATGGTACTTCGTTGATTTATAGTTGTGACTATGCCCCATCCATAGTTAATCCGGTTAAAATTGCAAATCAATTAAAAAATAACGGTTCACACATCTTTATGTTGGGTGTTGGAAATTCAATAAACAATACCAATTTGCAAAGGATGAGCGGTACGACACAGTATATGGCGGGAACCAATACAGTAGGCACTTCCGATTGGACAATTGAAAATTTTGACAATTTAGCTCAATGCCTTGAAGATTTCGCCTATGAGATTTGCGCTACGACCATAACTCTAGAAAAAACGGTGTTAGATACAACTTGTTTGGGTGATACTATTACGTTTCGTTTTATTGTAGAAAATACGGGACCGACTAACGATGCCGAATCGACGCAGGTTAAAGATACTTTACCTCCTGGTTATTTACTATTACCCTATAGTGGATCAAAAACAGTTTGTATAGGAAATGCTTGTAGCCCGTCTCAGCCGAGCAATACAATCTGCTGGACTATTGGCAATTTATTGCCTGGACTATCAGATACAGTGTACATTAATGCTTTGGTACAGTCATCCAATAATTTGGAAAATACCGCTTGGGCAACATCAACTACTGCCGATACCGTATCGAGCATTGTTTCTGATATCCCAATTGATACTACTCCTCCATCAATTATGTGTACGCCCTCTTGTCTAAACTCACCTCAGGAGCCATTAAATGGTGAAGATTGTAACAGTTGTTCAACTACAATTTCCGGAAATGGCACAGTTACGGTAAGCTCCGGGATGAAGGTATGCATTTCTGCTAGTACATCCTTTACTGGAAATGTTACAGTGGATGGTGGTACATTAGTTGTTTGTGGTAATATGACACCTTCAAACTTTACATTAAATAATGGAACTGTTATTCTATTAGGGACTGCATCATTCAATAATATTAATTTTAATAACTCAGGCTCAATATTTAAAAATTACGGCACTGTTACATTTCAGAATCTGACTTGCCAAGGGACAATTGAAAACCACGGTACACTTATTGCAAATGGGAACGCAAATATTAATACTTCTACATCTTTATTTATCAATACTGGAAATGCTTCCTTCGGAAATAATTTAATTGTAAATGGCGCATTGAATAATTATGGTTCAATTTATGTCGACCATAATATGAATGGAAATGGACAAAGCATCATTAATAATTACTGTGAGATTGACGTTAATAACACTATGTCGTTGAATAATTTATTTCAAAATAGTGGTTTAATTACTGTTGTCAGCAATATCACTTTGCAAAATGGTTCTGTTTCTGATTTTAGAAACAAAAGTGCAATTTATGCTGGGGGTGGAATACTGAACGGAGCTATTTCCATTGATGGTTGTTCTTTTATGAGTGTAACATATTCCGAATTAAATTCTTCTTTAACTATTGCCGGAGAACTCCATATTTGCGACGCGAATGGTTTTTTTGATATAAATAATTATAATGCGGGGTACATGGTTAATTGTAGTCCTTGCAACATTGACTCCGTATTAACTTGTGGTGATGACACAAGTGCCACTGCCTTGGGTATTCCAATAGTTGTTGACGATTATGATTCAAATCCAATTGTGTATTATAGAGATATAATTATTTCTGGATGCATCGATGGCTTATCTGAGTTTACGCGCAGATGGTATGCTTTAGATGCTTGTGGTAATTTGGATAGTTGTGATCAGATCTTTCAAATTTTGGACACTGTTCCACCGACCATAATACCTCCTCTTGATACAATAGTAGAGTGCGATGGATTAAATAATTCAGCTGATTTTAGTAGCTGGGTTGATTTGAATGGTCGGGCAATTGCTAGTGATGACTGTGACTCTGTTATATGGACTTATTCACTTGTAAGTTCGATATCTGGTTGTGGTTCAACACGGATTGATAGTGTGTTATTTATTGCTACTGATAAATGCGGTAATGCAGATAGCGTTGGTGCCAGATTTATCATTGTTGACACGACGCCACCGGTAATCACCTGTCCAATAGACATTACTTTAGACTGTCCTGCGGACACCAGTACCACTAACACGGGAGTAGCTACGGCGACGGATGCCTGTAGCAGCATCACGATCAGTTACAGCGATGCGGTAACGACGGACTGTGGCACTACTTACCAGGTGGTGAGGACGTGGCTGGCGGTCGATGCTTGCGGCAACAGCAGCGCTTGCGATCAGCTGATCACTATACAGGACACCACCAGACCTGCGATCACTTGCCGGGCAGACATAACATTGAATTGTCCTGCAGACACTACAACAACGACCACGGGAGTAGCTACAGCGACGGATGCTTGCAGCAGCATCACGATCAGTTACAGTGATGCAGTAACGGCGGACTGTGGTACGACTTACCATGTTGTGAGGACGTGGTTGGCAGTAGATGCGTGTGGAAATAGCAGCAGTTGCGACCAACTGATCACGGTACAGGACACCACCAGACCTGCGATCACCTGCCCGGCAGACATAACATTGAATTGTCCTGCAGATACTACAACAACGACCACGGGAGTAGCTACAGCGACGGATGCTTGTAGCAGCATTACGATCAGCTACAGCGATGCAGTAACGACAGACTGTGGAACGACCTACCATGTTGTGAGGACGTGGCTTGCAGTGGATGCGTGTGGCAATAGCAGCAGCTGCGACCAGCTGATCACGGTACAGGATACGACCAGACCTATGATCACTTGCCCGTCAGACATCACCTTGGATTGTCCGGCGGATACGACCACGGCGACCACGGGAGTAGCTACAGCCACGGATGCCTGCAGCAGTGTCACGATCAGTTACAGTGATGCAGTGACAACAGACTGCGGAACCACCTATCATGTTGTGAGGACATGGCTTGCAGTTGATGCTTGTGGCAATAGCAACAGTTGTGATCAAATGATCACGGTTCAGGATACTACCAGACCTATGATTACCTGCCCGGTAGATATTACTTTGGATTGTCCGGCGGATACGACAAGAGGAACAACGGGAGTAGCTACGGCTACAGATGCATGCAGCAGTGTCACGATCAGTTACAGTGATGCGGTGACGGTGGATTGTGGAACCACCTATCATGTTGTGAGGACGTGGCTGGCGGTGGATGCTTGTGGCAACAGCAGCAGTTGCGACCAACTGATCACGGTACAGGATACGACCAGACCGGTGATCACCTGTCCGGCAGTCATCACGTTAGACTGTCCGGCGGATACGACCACCGGAACAACGGGAATAGCTACGGCTACCGATGCCTGTAGCAGTGTCACGATCAGTTACAGTGATGCAGTGACAACAGACTGCGGGACCACCTATCATGTCGTAAGGACCTGGTTAGCGGTCGATGCTTGTGGGAATAGCAGCGCTTGTGATCAGCTGATTACAGTGCAGGATACCACCAAACCTGCGATCACTTGTCCGGCAGACATCACCTTAGATTGTCCGGCAGATACTACCACCGGAACAACGGGAATAGCTACGGCCATGGATGCCTGCAGCAGTGTCACGATCAGTTACAGCGATGCGTTAACGACAGACTGTGGCACGACCTATCATGTCTTGAGGACGTGGCTGGCGGTCGATGCTTGTGGCAATAGCAACAGTTGTGACCAGCTAATCATTGTCCAGGATACGACCAGTCCCACAATTACAGTAACTGCGATGAATGACACCGTACAGTGTGATGGGGGTGGCAATACGATAGCCTTTATGAGCTGGATCGACAACCATGGAGGTGCAATGGCATCGGATGGCTGTGGGAGCTTTATATGGGATACGACGCTGGTGTCCCGCACACCAGGATGTGGGAAGACGCGGATAGACCGGGTGTTGTTTATAGCGAGAGATGCATGCGGTAATGCAGATACGACGGAAGGATTGTTTGTGATCATCGATACGATAGCTCCGGTGATGCCGGCGGCTCCACGGGATACGGTGGTAGGCTGTCCGGTACAGGTACCGTTACCTGCGCCGGTGTTGTACCGGGATGCATGTGACGGAGTATTGCGGATAGCTTTTGCTCAGGATATGAGGGAGCCCTATTCCTGTGATTATACGATTACACGGAGCTG harbors:
- a CDS encoding VWA domain-containing protein, giving the protein MRKTIFYITISLCLSAVLFAGIQQWSVHNDQAKITLSPNPVPTTQESTYFNPTPPNISLGGIMFTGYKSDGTDAFSIVLLQPITAGTILHFTDRGWDIADGGFDTSEGTLTFTFGRDFSCGEEILFEDGGWHATDVNGSSAGTVSESGNFSLSTSGDQIFAYETPTPTTSNESAFVAAIHMNGNWDSDVSGGNADTESERPSTFNGSGAAYAIVFGSEYDNAKYDCSTTSGSTTAILSGLGNNSNWQKGNNSSDIDDLDNFCQFCCGAPIAITLSGPSTVDADSTFVIHVIGSLGVGENWNLYLGICGGTPLQTTMTDSFVITAPSTAGEYTYYVNSSASDCPNACEAITICVDNQYSTCTNCSSSLDIEDCGDCHLPSPAPNPPLMANCDDIRIVLLLDESGSLNSSRMDVEDGVNNFVTALNGSGAELALIEFSTYARLVTNYTPMNSALVTNVQNYFNGIPYNGYTYNPNGGTNWHHAIALAASLAQADLIIFFTDGEPNYYGTSLIYSCDYAPSIVNPVKIANQLKNNGSHIFMLGVGNSINNTNLQRMSGTTQYMAGTNTVGTSDWTIENFDNLAQCLEDFAYEICATTITLEKTVLDTTCLGDTITFRFIVENTGPTNDAESTQVKDTLPPGYLLLPYSGSKTVCIGNACSPSQPSNTICWTIGNLLPGLSDTVYINALVQSSNNLENTAWATSTTADTVSSIVSDIPIDTTPPSIMCTPSCLNSPQEPLNGEDCNSCSTTISGNGTVTVSSGMKVCISASTSFTGNVTVDGGTLVVCGNMTPSNFTLNNGTVILLGTASFNNINFNNSGSIFKNYGTVTFQNLTCQGTIENHGTLIANGNANINTSTSLFINTGNASFGNNLIVNGALNNYGSIYVDHNMNGNGQSIINNYCEIDVNNTMSLNNLFQNSGLITVVSNITLQNGSVSDFRNKSAIYAGGGILNGAISIDGCSFMSVTYSELNSSLTIAGELHICDANGFFDINNYNAGYMVNCSPCNIDSVLTCGDDTSATALGIPIVVDDYDSNPIVYYRDIIISGCIDGLSEFTRRWYALDACGNLDSCDQIFQILDTVPPTIIPPLDTIVECDGLNNSADFSSWVDLNGRAIASDDCDSVIWTYSLVSSISGCGSTRIDSVLFIATDKCGNADSVGARFIIVDTTPPVITCPIDITLDCPADTSTTNTGVATATDACSSITISYSDAVTTDCGTTYQVVRTWLAVDACGNSSACDQLITIQDTTRPAITCRADITLNCPADTTTTTTGVATATDACSSITISYSDAVTADCGTTYHVVRTWLAVDACGNSSSCDQLITVQDTTRPAITCPADITLNCPADTTTTTTGVATATDACSSITISYSDAVTTDCGTTYHVVRTWLAVDACGNSSSCDQLITVQDTTRPMITCPSDITLDCPADTTTATTGVATATDACSSVTISYSDAVTTDCGTTYHVVRTWLAVDACGNSNSCDQMITVQDTTRPMITCPVDITLDCPADTTRGTTGVATATDACSSVTISYSDAVTVDCGTTYHVVRTWLAVDACGNSSSCDQLITVQDTTRPVITCPAVITLDCPADTTTGTTGIATATDACSSVTISYSDAVTTDCGTTYHVVRTWLAVDACGNSSACDQLITVQDTTKPAITCPADITLDCPADTTTGTTGIATAMDACSSVTISYSDALTTDCGTTYHVLRTWLAVDACGNSNSCDQLIIVQDTTSPTITVTAMNDTVQCDGGGNTIAFMSWIDNHGGAMASDGCGSFIWDTTLVSRTPGCGKTRIDRVLFIARDACGNADTTEGLFVIIDTIAPVMPAAPRDTVVGCPVQVPLPAPVLYRDACDGVLRIAFAQDMREPYSCDYTITRSWIGVDACGNRDTIVQLIRVKDTIAPEIPGLVDGDTIRYDCTDVLPTTVPPGMDACGPVSVGYEDSTATPSCPGEELIRRKYTATDVCGNERIYINWLQFRDTTPPEITCPADVTLDCPADTTTGTTGVATATDACSSVTISYSDAVTTDCGTTYHVVRTWLAVDACGNSNSCDQLITVQDTTRPTITCPIDITLNCPADTTTGTTGVATAMDACSSITISYSDAVTTDCGTTYHVVRTWLAVDACGNSSSCDQLITVQDTTRPAITCPADITLDCPADTTTATTGVATATDACSSITISYSDAVTTDCGTTYQVVRTWFAVDACGNSNSCDQLITVQDTTRPEITCPVDITLDCPGDTTTGTTGIATATDACSSITISYSDAVTTECGTTYHVVRTWLAVDACGNSRSCDQLITVQDTIKPVITCPADITLDCPADTSTTNTGVATATDACNSVTISYSDAVTADCGTTYQVVRTWLAVDVCDNSSSCDQLIIVQDTTRPVITCPADITLNCPADTTTGTTGVATATDACSSVTISYSDAVTADCGTTYHVVRTWLAVDACGNSSSCDQLITVQDTTRPVITCPADITLNCPGDTTTGTTGIATATDACSSITISYSDAVTTDCGTTYHVVRTWLAVDACGNSNSCDQLIIVQDTTSPTITVTAINDTVQCDGVGNTIAYMSWIDNHGGAMASDGCGSFIWDTTLVSRTPGCFGVVYSER